From Methanocalculus natronophilus, one genomic window encodes:
- a CDS encoding tetratricopeptide repeat protein, giving the protein MKKPGVFFITIILLIATAGMGVYMAALDITVRHPHERTVVDVVEMYDEATEQLTLQQYKAAIARYDRPLQINNNDPMAWNNRGVMMSRLGRYESAIASYDRAIELDPGYFFIWSNRAVALERLGRYEAAIASYEKALELEPDHVHAWKHRAGLLLGLERYEDAVASYDSYIRHDPDDADVWVGRGDALTELGQTADAIASYNRALAIDPDHACARDKRGRLLDELR; this is encoded by the coding sequence ATGAAGAAACCCGGGGTTTTTTTCATAACCATCATTCTCCTCATTGCAACAGCAGGCATGGGGGTCTACATGGCAGCACTGGATATTACGGTGAGACATCCGCATGAGAGAACAGTGGTTGACGTTGTGGAGATGTACGATGAGGCCACTGAGCAGTTGACCCTCCAGCAATACAAGGCTGCCATCGCCAGATATGACAGGCCGCTCCAGATAAACAATAATGATCCCATGGCATGGAACAACAGGGGCGTTATGATGAGTAGACTCGGCAGGTACGAGTCTGCCATCGCATCATATGACAGAGCGATCGAGCTAGATCCCGGTTATTTCTTTATATGGTCCAACAGGGCTGTTGCGCTCGAGAGACTGGGCAGGTACGAAGCTGCCATTGCATCATATGAAAAAGCACTCGAGCTTGAACCGGATCATGTACATGCATGGAAACACCGGGCTGGCTTGCTTCTTGGCCTCGAACGCTACGAGGATGCCGTTGCATCATATGACAGCTATATCAGACATGATCCTGATGATGCAGACGTCTGGGTCGGCCGGGGCGATGCACTGACAGAGCTTGGCCAGACTGCAGATGCAATAGCATCCTACAACAGGGCGCTGGCAATAGATCCAGACCACGCCTGTGCCCGGGATAAACGGGGTCGTCTGCTCGACGAACTCAGGTGA